The genome window TTGTAAAAAAACCATGGGCCAGTTGCAAGCCAGCTTATTCAAACTATCAAATCTCATATAAATATCCGATTATTATCCGACCGCAAAATGCAGCTTCAAGCCCGTATCCTCAAGCCCGACAAGATGCGGAGGGAAAAGCACCAATGATTCCAACAGCTCAAAGGCTTTAATCAACTGGATAGTTACGAACTAAATTTAGTCATGACGTGCTTAAAAGCCAGTACAACACTAAGCCAAGGTGCCGCTACTGCGGTTTCGGGCAAGATAGTCATAAAGCACGCTGCCATAAGGTAGCGTCAGGTCGGCAATATAATGAGTACCGTTGATCACTTTCCTTACCGGTAGATCCGCAACCGGCGCGTTGACGTGCGGCACCAAATGCAGTCGTGCCGGACCGCGCCAAGCGCCTTTGATTTCGATGCTGAAAAGCTTATAAACAACCAGCTGTGCGATCGCCAGCGTTCCGTCGACATCGGGAACCAGCTTAAGATTGACCTGTGACTTGCTCAACTTTTCAGCTATCGCAACGGCATCCCTGCCGCCAGGTTCGATCAGGTTTTCATGCTTGTAGCCCATGGTGCCGAGCGCGACCCGTTGACCGGCATAATCGAGCGTGCCGGTCAGCGTATCACCGGCCACATGCAATGCCGGGTTGGCGTATTTTTTCGGAAAGCCCCAAATCTCGCGTCCCCCGGCCAGCGGCGGATCGCAATCGAGATACATCTGCGCTGTGAAGTTGACGGCTTCGCCGCGATAGGCGCAGGGTATGACCACGCCCGATTCGGTGTAATCGCCGAAGCCGGAACTGTCCGGCATGCGGATGAATTCGTAGCATACGGTGTTGCTGCCATCGGGCTCCAGCGGTTCCGGCACCGCTTCGCGGATAGCTTCCGGATCGGATTCGTAAGTGATGATCAAATATTCCCGGTTGACGAATCGATACGGGCCGTGTGGATAGCTGGGGCTTGCAATCGGCATCGAAGGTTGTTTCAGGATTTCCGCTATTTTCATGACTGCTTGCGTCCTTTGTTGGTTAATGCGCCGTCCAGCCGCCATCAACGGGTACCGCCGCGCCGGTTATCTGCGCGGCTGAATCGCTGCACAGGAATACAGCCAATGCGGCGATCTGTTCGACGGTGACGAATTGCCTGGTCGGCTGCGCGGCTAACAACACGTCGCGGATAACCTGTTCTTCGGTCATGTTGCGCGCTTTGGCGGTGTCCTTGATCTGCCCTTCCACCAGCGGCGTCAACACATAACCCGGACAAATCGCGTTGCTGGTGATGCCGGACTCGGCAAGTTCCAGCGCGACGGTTTTCGTCAAGCCCAGCAATCCATGCTTGGCCACTACATAGGCTGATTTGAACGGCGAAGCTATCAGCGAGTGCGCGGAACCGATATTGATGATCCGCCCCCAGCGATTGGCTTTCATCCACGGCACAGCGGTGCGGATCGTATGAAACGCGGACGACAGATTGATTGCGAGTATGGCGTCCCATTTATCGATAGGAAACGCCTCTATCGGCGCAACTTTCTGAATACCCGCGTTGTTGACAATAATATCCACGCTGCCGAAGCGCTGTTTGGCTTCTTCCAGCATCGCGGCGATCTGTTCGGGCCGGCTCATGTCCGCGCCGTTATATATCACACGCGCGCCGGTCGAGGACGCTAGTCCAGCGCGGGTTTTTTCGATTTCATCCGCATCGCCCAGCCCATTTATCACGATGTCTGCTCCAGCTTCAGCCAGTCCTTGCGCAATCCCCAAACCGATGCCGCTGGTGGAGCCGGTTATTAAGGCCACTTTATTTTTTAGCACGTCGTAGTCTCCGTTACCTGTCTGTAGATTGCGTTTCAAGGCGAGAGCGCATCTCTATCCTAGCCGATGATACCGCGGTTTAGATGAAAAGCTCATCCAACCCGCATTGCCGTAGCATGCTCCGCAGGTTCCCCCGCCTTCGCCCCGGTGGGAGAGGCGGGTTGGCGTTCGCTACGCGATTTGCATGCTAACAGCATTGCGGACAGGAAAGGAAGCTCCGCTTAATATAACGGCTCTCGATAGAACATCAGAAAACAGCCTATCAGCAGCATGGCGGCCATCGCGATAAAACCGGCGATACGTCCTTCCAGAGTCGAGGCCTGCGAAGGCTGGGTATCGGCGGAAACGCCGGCAAGTCGAAGTTCGAGCCAGCGACCGCTGGCCATGATGACCGCCAGCAGTCCCATGCTGGTATGGGTGGACTGTATCAGAAATTCGCTTTTCAGCTCGAACTGCGCGTGCGCATGCGTCAGCAACAGGATGCCGCCGAATGCGCACAGCAGCGGGAAAATGTACTGCAGTTTGCGCGTATGATCGCTGGTGCGCGCCTGCATTTCTATGCTTCCGAGCACAAACAACAGTATGGTTGCGATTCGGTGCTGAAATACTTCGCCGTTACCGAAGGTGCTTTCCCAAAAGCCGATCGGACCCAATGGCCAGGTTTCGGCGTCGCTGCGGAAAAACAGGAAAATGCCCAGACCGATGAAGCCGACCGGCCAGTAATTTGCCCAGCTGAAACGGCGCACATAGGACAGCATTGCAGTCAGGCTCATTACTGTCAGGAAGATGCCGGCAATATTGTGGTTGTAATCCGACCATTCGGCGCCCGCGACCGAAGGCACCTTGTTGACGACCGCGACGCGGCCCGGCTCCGCCGCCATCAAAGCCTCATGCGACGGCGAGTGTATCTTGGGCAGGCGCGGCATGAACATCTGCACCACTTCCTCGACCGTGGCGGTGCGATCGGGGATATCGATGGACGGTGGCTGCGAAGAAAGCGTCGCGGCGATAAATAATATGCCGACCAGTATGAAAGTTTCCGCCTCTATGTAATAAGGAACGCGCGTATTGAGGCTATCGTTGCGCGCATTTTCCCGCCAGCGTCTGCCGGCGCGGTTATTCAGCCAGGCGAAACCCAGCGCGACGACAAGCAGACTCGCCTTGGTTACCACCAGGCCGCCGTATCCCGTTCCGAATAAACCGTTCCAGCTGCCGATATAGGTCCAGGCCAGCGGCAGCCCGGTTATCAGCAGCAATATTACGGAAAAGATGCCCAGATTGGCAAAGCGGCTGATTGCCAGCGGCCATAGGCCTCTCGCTCCGGCATCCTGGCGGCTGGTGCGCCATAATATGAGGAGCTGCGCCACGCAACCGAACCATATCGCCGCCGCCAGCTGGTGTGCGACTGTAATTATCATCAGCATTTCACGGTCTTCGAAACGTCCGACCGCATGCACCAGCCAGGCGCCGCTGATTACCAGCGGCAGGGCCAGCCATCCCGTAACGCGCCACAATGACTGCGAAGCGGGGGCCGTCTGCAACTGTTTGCCTGCCTGCAGCAGCGCCAGCGCCAACACGAAACGCAGCAGTCCGGCTTTGAACTGCACTGTATTGGCATAAGCCAGCCATGGCAGCTCGCCCAGGGTGGACCACAGCACCAGGCCTTTGATCAGCAGCTTGATGCCGACGGTGATCGCCAGCGATTTCGAACCGAAATTAAGCAGACGAACGCTGCTGAGCACCACGCTGTCGGAAGCGCTGCCGGGAGAAAACACGCGAAGAATAAAAAAACTCCATAGCA of Candidatus Methylospira mobilis contains these proteins:
- a CDS encoding acetoacetate decarboxylase, with product MKIAEILKQPSMPIASPSYPHGPYRFVNREYLIITYESDPEAIREAVPEPLEPDGSNTVCYEFIRMPDSSGFGDYTESGVVIPCAYRGEAVNFTAQMYLDCDPPLAGGREIWGFPKKYANPALHVAGDTLTGTLDYAGQRVALGTMGYKHENLIEPGGRDAVAIAEKLSKSQVNLKLVPDVDGTLAIAQLVVYKLFSIEIKGAWRGPARLHLVPHVNAPVADLPVRKVINGTHYIADLTLPYGSVLYDYLARNRSSGTLA
- a CDS encoding 3-hydroxybutyrate dehydrogenase, with protein sequence MLKNKVALITGSTSGIGLGIAQGLAEAGADIVINGLGDADEIEKTRAGLASSTGARVIYNGADMSRPEQIAAMLEEAKQRFGSVDIIVNNAGIQKVAPIEAFPIDKWDAILAINLSSAFHTIRTAVPWMKANRWGRIINIGSAHSLIASPFKSAYVVAKHGLLGLTKTVALELAESGITSNAICPGYVLTPLVEGQIKDTAKARNMTEEQVIRDVLLAAQPTRQFVTVEQIAALAVFLCSDSAAQITGAAVPVDGGWTAH
- a CDS encoding copper resistance D family protein — its product is MYMQGLANFIDDFLGGLMLISYALVVGSVLWSFFILRVFSPGSASDSVVLSSVRLLNFGSKSLAITVGIKLLIKGLVLWSTLGELPWLAYANTVQFKAGLLRFVLALALLQAGKQLQTAPASQSLWRVTGWLALPLVISGAWLVHAVGRFEDREMLMIITVAHQLAAAIWFGCVAQLLILWRTSRQDAGARGLWPLAISRFANLGIFSVILLLITGLPLAWTYIGSWNGLFGTGYGGLVVTKASLLVVALGFAWLNNRAGRRWRENARNDSLNTRVPYYIEAETFILVGILFIAATLSSQPPSIDIPDRTATVEEVVQMFMPRLPKIHSPSHEALMAAEPGRVAVVNKVPSVAGAEWSDYNHNIAGIFLTVMSLTAMLSYVRRFSWANYWPVGFIGLGIFLFFRSDAETWPLGPIGFWESTFGNGEVFQHRIATILLFVLGSIEMQARTSDHTRKLQYIFPLLCAFGGILLLTHAHAQFELKSEFLIQSTHTSMGLLAVIMASGRWLELRLAGVSADTQPSQASTLEGRIAGFIAMAAMLLIGCFLMFYREPLY